In the genome of Populus alba chromosome 11, ASM523922v2, whole genome shotgun sequence, one region contains:
- the LOC118051805 gene encoding L-type lectin-domain containing receptor kinase IX.1, producing MGKLPVPFLPFVFSTFFTLIIPSASGLSFNFTSFIFGDQNISYAPDAYPADGAVQLTKNLRDANMTSSSGRATYYKPMQLWDEASGNLTDFTTHFSFSINSQNKTQYADGLTFFLVPEGSKLPSNISRGAGLGLARSDQPLNKTANQFVAVEFDIFKNDFDPPGEHVGIDINSMQSVNNITWLCDIREGRKTDAWISYNSSTQNLSVAFTGYRNDTVEMQFLSQIVSLRDYLPERVSFGFSASTGTESAIHTLYSWDFSSSLEIDDNATNPLAPATNPLAPATNPIDPAAASPPNGGSRRNRKKNRTGLAVGLGVGGGAIVVGAALVGFVIKFMCGHEEDEEGGHVLEEYMDDEFERGTGPKKFSYQELARATSNFKDEEKLGEGGFGGVYKGFLKEIDSFVAVKRVSRGSKQGVKEYAAEVKIISRLRHRNLVQLIGWCHERRELLLVYEFMPHGSLDSHLFKETSLLTWEVRYKIVQGLASGLLYLHEEWEQCVVHRDIKSSNIMLDSEFNAKLGDFGLARLVDHGKGSQTTVLAGTMGYMAPECAMTGKASRESDVYSFGIVALEIACGRKPINPKASNEDQGSMVKWVWGLYGEGKLLEAVDPRLCGDFNKTQMERLMIVGLSCAHPDEHRRPSIRQALHVLNFDAPLPILPSKMPVPSYFAPPMSASSLSIMSYGLTDSEGGMNNSSSYSYNTNSSQFTTSSSASSASAMLLHEG from the coding sequence ATGGGAAAGCTTCCTGTTCcatttcttccttttgttttctcaacTTTCTTCACTCTAATAATCCCTTCTGCGAGTGGATTATCTTTCAACTTCACCAGCTTCATTTTTGGTGATCAAAACATATCATACGCGCCTGACGCATATCCCGCAGATGGAGCTGTTCAGCTCACCAAAAATCTAAGAGATGCTAATATGACTTCAAGTTCCGGTCGAGCCACGTATTACAAACCGATGCAGCTTTGGGACGAGGCCTCGGGGAATCTTACAGACTTCACTACCCATTTCTCTTTTTCCATCAATTCgcaaaataaaactcaataCGCAGATGGATTGACTTTCTTTCTTGTGCCAGAAGGATCAAAGCTTCCGTCTAATATCAGTCGGGGTGCAGGTCTAGGTCTTGCAAGGAGTGATCAGCCACTAAACAAAACGGCTAATCAATTTGTTGCAGTGGAGTTCGATAtcttcaaaaatgattttgatccACCAGGCGAGCATGTAGGTATTGACATCAACTCTATGCAATCTGTAAATAATATTACTTGGCTGTGTGATATTAGAGAAGGGAGAAAAACTGACGCTTGGATAAGTTATAATTCAAGTACACAAAATCTGAGCGTCGCCTTCACTGGTTATAGAAATGACACTGTAGAAATGCAATTCCTTAGTCAAATAGTTAGTTTGAGGGATTACCTGCCAGAAAGAGTCAGTTTTGGCTTTTCGGCTTCAACAGGAACTGAATCTGCCATACATACCCTTTACTCGTGGGATTTTAGTTCAAGCTTAGAAATTGATGATAATGCTACCAATCCACTAGCTCCAGCTACCAATCCACTAGCTCCAGCTACCAATCCAATAGATCCAGCTGCAGCTTCTCCGCCAAATGGTGGTTCACGTAGGAATCGGAAAAAGAACAGGACAGGACTGGCAGTTGGATTGGGTGTTGGGGGTGGTGCCATAGTTGTTGGGGCCGCTTTGGTTGGGTTTGTTATTAAGTTTATGTGTGGGcacgaagaagatgaagaaggtgGTCATGTCCTTGAAGAGTACATGGATGATGAATTTGAAAGGGGAACAGGACCAAAGAAGTTCTCTTACCAAGAATTGGCTCGAGCTACAAGTAACTTCAAGGATGAAGAGAAGCTAGGTGAGGGTGGGTTCGGTGGTGTCTATAAAGGTTTTTTGAAGGAGATTGATTCATTCGTTGCGGTGAAGAGAGTATCAAGAGGTTCTAAACAAGGGGTTAAAGAATATGCAGCAGAGGTAAAGATCATTAGCCGATTGAGGCACAGAAACTTAGTCCAACTCATTGGTTGGTGTCATGAAAGAAGGGAGCTTTTACTTGTTTACGAATTCATGCCTCATGGCAGCTTAGACTCCCATCTTTTCAAAGAAACTAGCTTGTTGACATGGGAGGTGAGGTACAAAATCGTGCAAGGCTTAGCATCGGGGCTGTTGTACTTGCATGAAGAATGGGAACAATGTGTGGTGCATAGAGATATAAAGTCTAGCAACATTATGTTGGACTCAGAATTCAATGCTAAGCTTGGGGATTTTGGTCTGGCTAGGCTTGTGGACCATGGAAAAGGTTCGCAAACAACAGTTTTGGCAGGGACAATGGGCTACATGGCTCCAGAGTGTGCAATGACAGGCAAGGCTAGCAGAGAGTCAGATGTTTACAGTTTTGGAATTGTTGCATTGGAGATTGCTTGTGgaagaaaacctatcaacccaAAGGCCAGTAATGAAGATCAAGGGTCCATGGTGAAGTGGGTTTGGGGGCTCTATGGTGAAGGAAAGCTACTTGAAGCAGTTGACCCAAGACTATGCGGAGATTTTAACAAGACGCAGATGGAACGCTTGATGATCGTCGGCCTTTCGTGTGCTCATCCGGATGAACATCGTAGACCCTCAATTCGGCAAGCACTTCACGTTCTTAATTTTGATGCTCCATTGCCTATTCTCCCATCAAAGATGCCTGTGCCATCATATTTCGCCCCGCCAATGTCTGCATCTTCACTTTCAATAATGTCCTATGGCCTTACAGATTCTGAAGGAGGGATGAACAATTCTTCAAGTTATAGTTACAACACTAATTCTTCCCAGTTCACTACATCTTCTTCAGCTTCTTCTGCATCTGCCATGCTTCTACACGAAGGCTAA
- the LOC118051792 gene encoding LOW QUALITY PROTEIN: methylmalonate-semialdehyde dehydrogenase [acylating], mitochondrial-like (The sequence of the model RefSeq protein was modified relative to this genomic sequence to represent the inferred CDS: inserted 1 base in 1 codon; deleted 2 bases in 2 codons), which produces MLLLRSSIQRARNLKALKPSIFALRSSYCFSTGAAEPSSSLPCPPRVPNLIGGKFVDSQSSSTIDVINPATQEAVSRVPLTTNEEFRAAVSAAKQAFPAWRNTPITTRQRVMLKLQELIRRDIDKLAMNITTEQGKTLKDAHGDVFRGLEVVEHACGLATLQMGEYVPNVSNGIDTFSIREPLGVCAGICPFNFPAMIPLWMFPVAITCGNTFILKPSEKDPGASIILAELAMEAGLPDGVLNIVHGTKCMDVVNAICDNDDIRAISFVGSNTAGMHIYSRASAKGKRVQSNMGAKNHAIVLPDANVDATLNALVAAGFGXAGQRCMALSTVVFVGDPQSWENKLVERAKSLKVNSGMEPDADLGPVISKQAKERVCRLIQSGVESGARLLLDGRNIVVPGFEHGNFIGPTILSGVTADMECYKEEIFGPVLLCMEAGSFEEAINILNRNKYGNGAAIFTASGAAARKFQTEIEAGQVGINVPIPVPLPFFSFTGSKASFAGDLNFYGKAGVNFYTQIKTITQQWKDLPGGSGVSLAMPTSQKL; this is translated from the exons atGTTGCTTCTTCGATCCTCGATTCAACGAG CGAGAAATCTAAAGGCCTTGAAGCCTTCGATCTTTGCTTTAAGAAGCTCTTATTGTTTCTCTACTGGTGCAGCTGAGCCTTCTTCAAGCCTACCTTGCCCTCCG AGAGTCCCCAATCTTATTGGAGGAAAATTCGTTGATTCGCAATCATCTTCAACCATTGATGTGATAAATCCT GCAACACAAGAAGCCGTGTCACGGGTTCCTTTGACTACGAACGAAGAGTTCAGAGCTGCAGTCTCTGCAGCAAAGCAGGCTTTTCCGGCGTGGCGTAACACGCCAATTACGACTCGTCAGCGTGTCATGCTCAAGCTCCAAGAGCTTATTCGTAGAGACATT GACAAGCTTGCGATGAATATTACTACTGAACAGGGGAAGACCTTGAAGGATGCTCATGGAGATGTGTTCCGTGGGCTGG AGGTGGTGGAACATGCTTGTGGA TTGGCGACTTTGCAGATGGGTGAGTATGTCCCTAATGTGTCAAATGGAATTGATACCTTTAGCATCAGAGAGCCACTTGGTGTATGTGCTGGGATTTGCCCTTTCAACTTTCCAGCAATGATTCCCTTATGG ATGTTCCCTGTTGCCATAACATGTGGTAACACCTTTATATTGAAGCCATCAGAGAAAGATCCTG GTGCTTCTATAATACTTGCTGAGTTAGCAATGGAGGCTGGTCTGCCAGATGGTGTCTTAAACATTGTTCATGGCACCAAATGTATG GATGTTGTTAATGCAATTTGTGACAATGACGACATTAGAGCCATATCATTTGTGGGATCCAATACT GCTGGTATGCACATATACTCAAGAGCATCAGCTAAAGGGAAACGTGTACAG TCTAACATGGGAGCTAAAAATCATGCAATCGTTTTACCAGATGCCAATGTTGATGCCACTTTGAATGCTTTAGTTGCTGCTGGTTTTG CAGCGGGACAAAGATGTATGGCACTGAGCACTGTAGTT TTTGTTGGAGACCCACAGTCATG GGAGAATAAACTGGTGGAACGTGCAAAATCTCTAAAAGTAAATTCAGGAATGGAGCCTGATGCAGACCTTGGTCCAGTGATTAGTAAACAG GCTAAGGAGCGAGTGTGCAGATTAATTCAAAGTGGTGTTGAAAGTGGTGCCAGGCTTCTTCTTGATGGAAGAAATATAGTG GTTCCAGGATTCGAGCATGGAAATTTTATTGGTCCTACCATCTTATCTGGTGTCACAGCTGACATGGAGTGCTACAAG GAGGAAATTTTTGGCCCAGTTCTTCTTTGCATGGAG GCTGGCAGCTTTGAAGAAGCCATCAACATCCTGAACAGAAATAA ATATGGCAATGGAGCTGCCATATTCACTGCATCTGGTGCTGCTGCAAGGAAATTCCAAACTGAGATAGAGGCTGGGCAG GTTGGCATCAATGTTCCTATACCAGTTCCCTTGCCGTTTTTCTCATTTACTGGCTCCAAGGCATCTTTTGCTGGCGATCTCAATTTCTATG GTAAGGCTGGAGTTAATTTCTACACTCAGATCAAAACAATAACTCAGCAATGGAAGGATTTACCAGGTGGTAGTGGAGTTTCTCTGGCAATGCCGACGTCACAGAAACTATAA